The following coding sequences are from one Myxococcus guangdongensis window:
- a CDS encoding di-heme oxidoreductase family protein: MRRRLYLLGIPLGAMVLTAVWARAGRPPPPPPLVLGELPLLSVPGEELSGGDATVKDTGRNAFGRSPPNLDRSRWPQFHIGKRVFDRDWSDPAHGPGLGPLFSANSCMTCHVKDGRGRPPESPSEPVVSIAFQLGSPHGPGPHPVYGEQLDLHRLGGLRGEGTVVVRHEELSGRFSSGEPYVLARPVYQFEHLAHGPLGEGTPFSPRVAPANFGLGLLEAIPEATLLAREDAEDRDQDGISGRANRVEDVKTRGTRLGRFGWKANQPTLLQQVTHALVADMGLTNELYPRAQEAEPGAAPDAVDVKAYDLEQLVFYTRLLAVPKRRDWDAPAVLRGKAVFRAIGCAACHVDTAMETGDVPGFPELSRQVIYPYSDLLLHDMGEALADGRPDGLATGQEWRTPPLWGIGLTATVNGHTRFLHDGRARNLEEAVLWHGGEAAPAQTRYTRLPREDREALLAFLGSL, from the coding sequence ATGAGACGGCGGCTGTACCTTCTGGGCATCCCCCTTGGAGCGATGGTGCTCACGGCCGTGTGGGCCCGGGCTGGCCGGCCTCCACCGCCCCCTCCCCTCGTGCTCGGCGAGCTGCCGCTCCTGTCGGTGCCCGGCGAGGAGCTGTCCGGCGGTGACGCGACGGTGAAGGACACGGGGCGCAACGCCTTCGGTCGCTCGCCGCCGAACCTGGACCGCTCGCGCTGGCCGCAGTTCCACATCGGAAAGCGGGTGTTCGACCGCGACTGGAGCGACCCCGCGCACGGCCCCGGGCTGGGCCCGCTCTTCAGCGCCAACTCCTGCATGACGTGTCACGTGAAGGACGGGCGCGGACGTCCCCCCGAGTCCCCTTCCGAGCCCGTCGTCTCCATCGCGTTCCAGTTGGGCTCGCCCCATGGGCCGGGGCCACATCCCGTGTATGGGGAGCAGCTCGACCTGCACCGGCTCGGTGGGCTGCGGGGCGAGGGCACCGTGGTGGTGCGCCACGAGGAGCTCTCCGGCCGCTTCTCCTCCGGCGAGCCCTACGTGCTCGCGCGCCCCGTCTATCAGTTCGAGCACCTGGCCCACGGGCCGCTCGGCGAAGGCACGCCCTTCTCACCTCGCGTGGCGCCGGCGAACTTCGGACTGGGGCTCCTGGAGGCCATCCCCGAGGCGACGCTGTTGGCCCGGGAGGACGCCGAGGACCGCGACCAGGATGGCATCTCCGGACGCGCCAACCGGGTCGAGGATGTGAAGACGCGCGGCACGCGCCTGGGGCGGTTCGGGTGGAAGGCGAATCAGCCCACCCTGCTCCAGCAGGTGACACACGCGTTGGTGGCGGACATGGGGCTGACGAACGAGCTCTATCCGCGCGCGCAGGAGGCAGAGCCCGGGGCGGCGCCGGATGCCGTCGACGTGAAGGCCTATGACCTGGAGCAGTTGGTGTTCTACACGCGCCTGCTCGCGGTGCCGAAGCGCCGGGACTGGGATGCGCCCGCGGTGCTGCGCGGCAAGGCGGTGTTCCGCGCCATCGGGTGTGCCGCGTGTCATGTCGACACGGCGATGGAGACGGGGGACGTGCCGGGCTTCCCGGAGCTGTCGCGGCAGGTCATCTACCCGTACTCGGACCTGCTGCTGCACGACATGGGCGAGGCGCTGGCGGATGGACGGCCAGACGGCCTCGCCACCGGCCAGGAGTGGCGCACGCCGCCCCTGTGGGGCATCGGCCTGACGGCGACGGTGAACGGCCACACGCGCTTCCTGCATGACGGGCGTGCGCGGAACCTCGAGGAGGCCGTGCTGTGGCATGGCGGCGAGGCGGCCCCCGCGCAGACGCGCTACACGCGGCTGCCCCGT
- a CDS encoding cytochrome-c peroxidase — MDAKALLDSMAVFSLRPLSHEPVPQPVGSRIINKAAAIRLGKAFFWDIQSSGDGVTACASCHFAAGADDRKNNTIHPGFDNTFDSISGPGQDFTLAKITSDDRVGSMGPFRAAFLDLDMANLDNPADQCVVVPAEPFNEFQLVGPRHTPTVVGSGFYRNQFWGGEANVLFNGVNIWGDSGNNGQGFLVRIEGASLASQATGPVGNFSEQTCSGRQILGPDSLGTKLIPRQPLRHQRVSINDSVLGAMANPDGPGLLCNGAPCTYDRMIRDAFGDALANIGENAFSLFWGEALQAYQASLIPDQTPFDRFLGGNLAALTPKQLKGLSVFVGKGECINCHTGAMLTDATVSWYEIAGPLNRDGGDTGFHNIGVRPTDDDLARGDLGVFGGVPNSISLSSFDMGAFKTPTLRNVGLNPPYFHNGGYPTLEDVVDFYERGGDFANPEKSLDIVPRVFTASERSALVDFLRNALTDCRVKTYRAPFDHPELTFPNRETLPVTGRFGIGACN, encoded by the coding sequence GTGGATGCGAAGGCCCTGCTGGACAGCATGGCCGTGTTCTCGTTGCGTCCGCTGTCTCATGAGCCGGTGCCGCAGCCCGTGGGCAGCCGCATCATCAACAAGGCCGCGGCCATCCGGCTGGGCAAGGCCTTCTTCTGGGACATCCAGTCGAGCGGTGACGGCGTGACGGCGTGCGCGAGCTGTCACTTCGCCGCCGGCGCGGACGACCGCAAGAACAACACCATCCACCCGGGCTTCGACAACACGTTCGACAGCATCTCGGGGCCCGGCCAGGACTTCACGCTGGCGAAGATCACCAGCGACGACCGCGTGGGCTCCATGGGCCCGTTCCGCGCCGCGTTCCTCGACCTGGACATGGCCAACCTGGACAACCCGGCGGACCAGTGCGTGGTGGTGCCGGCCGAGCCGTTCAACGAGTTCCAGTTGGTGGGCCCGCGCCACACGCCGACCGTGGTGGGCTCCGGCTTCTACCGCAACCAGTTCTGGGGCGGCGAGGCGAACGTCCTCTTCAACGGCGTGAACATCTGGGGTGACTCGGGCAACAACGGCCAGGGCTTCCTGGTGCGCATCGAGGGCGCCTCGCTGGCGTCGCAGGCCACCGGCCCGGTGGGGAACTTCAGCGAGCAGACCTGCTCGGGCCGTCAGATCCTCGGCCCCGACAGCCTGGGCACCAAGCTCATCCCGCGTCAGCCGCTGCGCCACCAGCGCGTGTCCATCAACGACAGCGTGCTGGGCGCCATGGCGAACCCGGACGGCCCGGGCCTGCTCTGCAACGGCGCGCCCTGCACGTACGACCGGATGATTCGCGACGCGTTCGGCGACGCGCTGGCGAACATCGGCGAGAACGCCTTCTCGCTCTTCTGGGGCGAGGCGCTCCAGGCCTACCAGGCCTCGCTCATCCCGGACCAGACGCCGTTCGACCGCTTCCTGGGTGGCAACCTCGCGGCGCTCACGCCCAAGCAGCTCAAGGGCCTGTCCGTGTTCGTGGGCAAGGGCGAGTGCATCAACTGCCACACCGGCGCCATGCTGACCGACGCCACGGTGTCCTGGTATGAGATCGCCGGCCCGCTCAACCGCGACGGCGGCGACACGGGCTTCCACAACATCGGCGTGCGTCCCACCGACGACGACCTGGCGCGCGGTGACCTGGGGGTCTTCGGCGGCGTGCCCAACTCCATCAGCCTCTCCTCGTTCGACATGGGCGCGTTCAAGACGCCCACCCTGCGCAACGTGGGCCTCAACCCGCCTTACTTCCACAACGGCGGCTACCCCACGCTCGAGGACGTGGTGGACTTCTACGAGCGCGGCGGTGACTTCGCCAACCCGGAGAAGTCGCTGGACATCGTCCCGCGCGTCTTCACCGCGAGCGAGCGCTCCGCGCTGGTGGACTTCCTTCGCAACGCCCTCACGGACTGCCGCGTCAAGACCTACCGCGCGCCGTTCGACCACCCGGAGCTGACGTTCCCCAACCGCGAGACGCTGCCCGTCACCGGCCGCTTCGGCATCGGCGCCTGCAACTGA